The following coding sequences are from one Tolumonas lignilytica window:
- the kup gene encoding low affinity potassium transporter Kup: MDTHQKQSLPAITLAAIGVVYGDIGTSPLYTFKECFSPHIGLPPTQPVVFGFLSLIFWSLVLVVSIKYLAFVLRADNRGEGGILTLMSLAGRNTYAGTTTVLLVLGLIGGGFFYGEVVITPAMSVLSALEGLSVATPSLTPYILPAAISVLTGLFLIQRHGTGNVGKMFGPVMLIWFLSLGILGTISIFKNPQVLAAIHPHWAIQFFITHKIVAFISLGSVVLAITGVEALYADMGHFGKFPIQLAWFSIALPGLLLNYFGQGALLLSDPKAIENPFFMLAPEWLVFPMVLLSTIATVIASQAVISGVFSLTRQAVRLGYLPGMTILHTSEVEAGQIYIPFINWMLYLAVLVVVMTFRASSNLAAAYGIAVTGTMVITSILACTVATHNWDWPKRLVKVILIGLLLIDVPFFLANVTKLFAGGWLPVMLGTLMFTIMATWKWERFLLLRQLSRMSMPLESFVAMVEKEVPQKVPGTAIYLSRTQQGVPHALLHNLNHNHVLHERIVLMTFRTQDVPYVDPDQHIQIDSLSPNVWRISVTYGFHETPDVYEVFRRCAMKGMAFNLNSTTFFLSRETLIPSHRSILARMRAALFIWLSKNSLRTNDFIHVPADRVVEMGVQVEV, from the coding sequence ATGGATACACATCAGAAGCAATCGCTCCCTGCGATTACCTTAGCCGCGATTGGTGTAGTATATGGCGATATCGGTACCAGCCCGCTTTACACTTTCAAAGAGTGCTTTTCTCCGCATATTGGGCTGCCCCCGACACAACCCGTGGTTTTTGGGTTTTTGTCGCTGATCTTCTGGTCATTGGTGCTGGTGGTATCCATCAAGTATCTCGCGTTCGTACTGCGTGCCGATAACCGGGGCGAAGGCGGTATTCTCACCCTGATGTCATTAGCGGGCCGCAATACCTATGCCGGCACCACGACGGTATTGCTGGTGTTAGGATTAATTGGTGGCGGATTTTTTTACGGCGAAGTGGTGATCACGCCCGCCATGTCCGTCTTGTCGGCACTGGAAGGTTTAAGCGTCGCCACACCGTCATTAACACCTTATATTTTACCGGCCGCCATTTCCGTCCTGACCGGGTTGTTTCTGATCCAACGACACGGCACGGGTAACGTCGGGAAGATGTTTGGCCCGGTCATGCTGATCTGGTTTTTGTCTTTGGGTATTCTGGGCACCATCAGTATTTTCAAAAATCCTCAGGTACTGGCCGCGATACACCCACACTGGGCTATTCAGTTTTTTATTACCCATAAAATAGTCGCCTTCATTTCTTTGGGTTCTGTGGTGTTAGCCATTACCGGTGTGGAAGCGTTATATGCCGATATGGGACACTTCGGTAAATTCCCGATCCAGCTCGCCTGGTTTTCCATTGCCCTGCCCGGTTTGTTACTAAACTATTTTGGTCAGGGTGCACTGCTGCTCAGCGATCCGAAAGCCATTGAAAACCCATTTTTCATGCTGGCCCCGGAATGGCTGGTGTTCCCGATGGTTTTGCTTTCCACCATCGCCACAGTCATCGCGTCTCAAGCCGTGATCTCAGGCGTGTTCTCGTTAACACGCCAAGCTGTGCGTTTGGGCTATCTGCCAGGGATGACCATCCTGCATACCTCTGAAGTGGAAGCAGGTCAGATTTATATTCCGTTTATTAACTGGATGCTTTATCTCGCCGTATTGGTCGTTGTCATGACCTTCAGGGCCTCATCCAATCTGGCAGCCGCCTACGGTATTGCCGTAACAGGCACCATGGTGATCACCTCCATTCTGGCCTGTACGGTCGCCACCCATAACTGGGACTGGCCCAAGCGCCTGGTCAAAGTCATTTTGATTGGTTTGTTGCTCATCGATGTTCCCTTTTTTCTGGCCAACGTCACCAAGCTATTTGCCGGCGGCTGGTTGCCGGTGATGCTCGGCACCTTGATGTTTACCATCATGGCGACCTGGAAATGGGAGCGCTTCCTGCTGTTACGACAACTGAGTCGGATGAGTATGCCACTGGAAAGTTTTGTCGCCATGGTCGAGAAAGAAGTACCCCAGAAAGTTCCGGGCACGGCGATCTATCTTTCGCGGACTCAGCAAGGCGTACCGCACGCATTGCTGCATAATCTGAATCACAATCATGTCTTGCACGAGCGTATCGTTTTAATGACGTTCCGAACACAAGATGTGCCCTATGTCGACCCGGATCAGCATATTCAAATTGATTCACTGTCACCCAACGTCTGGCGGATTTCCGTGACTTATGGTTTCCATGAAACACCGGATGTTTATGAGGTATTCCGCCGGTGCGCCATGAAAGGCATGGCCTTTAATCTGAACAGTACGACATTCTTCCTGTCTCGCGAAACCTTGATCCCGTCGCATCGTTCGATTCTGGCCAGAATGCG